From one Citrobacter sp. Marseille-Q6884 genomic stretch:
- the smpB gene encoding SsrA-binding protein SmpB: protein MTKKKAHKPGSATIALNKRARHEYFIEEEFEAGLALQGWEVKSLRAGKANIGDSYVILKDGEAFLFGANFTPMAVASTHVVCDPTRTRKLLLNQRELDSLYGRMNREGYTVVALSLYWKNAWCKVKIGVAKGKKQHDKRSDVKEREWQLDKARIMKNAGR, encoded by the coding sequence GGCTCAGCCACAATCGCGCTTAACAAGCGCGCACGACACGAATACTTTATCGAAGAAGAGTTCGAAGCAGGACTTGCTCTGCAAGGCTGGGAAGTCAAATCCCTGCGTGCCGGTAAAGCCAATATCGGCGATAGCTATGTCATCCTCAAAGACGGTGAAGCTTTCCTGTTTGGCGCAAACTTCACCCCGATGGCGGTTGCATCGACACATGTGGTCTGCGATCCCACACGCACCCGTAAGCTGCTGTTAAACCAACGTGAGCTCGACTCTCTGTATGGTCGAATGAACCGCGAAGGTTATACCGTGGTTGCACTGTCTCTGTACTGGAAGAATGCCTGGTGCAAAGTGAAAATTGGTGTGGCAAAAGGTAAGAAACAGCATGATAAACGCTCCGATGTGAAAGAGCGTGAATGGCAACTGGATAAAGCGCGTATTATGAAAAATGCAGGCAGATAA